One window from the genome of Pseudomonas frederiksbergensis encodes:
- a CDS encoding SMI1/KNR4 family protein translates to MLENTFSDDEAAITPADLDLLESAIGKKLPTPFRNHYLKYNGGVPERTYWVGDDFDEPLEVAAFKPIAGADSTVLSTYQLMLKKQVLPAHLLPFANDWGGNFFCLNLDTEAVSYFTTDSFDSDLSPEENQAQSEKLVCSNFLRFVQGLIDEEDLDEE, encoded by the coding sequence ATGCTTGAAAATACATTCTCAGATGACGAAGCAGCCATCACGCCAGCGGACTTGGATCTTTTAGAGTCCGCTATTGGCAAGAAGCTACCCACACCCTTTAGAAACCATTACCTCAAGTACAACGGCGGCGTACCGGAGCGCACCTACTGGGTCGGCGATGATTTCGACGAGCCACTGGAAGTGGCTGCCTTCAAGCCAATTGCTGGCGCTGACTCCACGGTGCTATCCACCTACCAGTTGATGCTGAAGAAACAGGTACTTCCTGCACACCTCTTACCTTTCGCAAATGACTGGGGTGGCAACTTCTTTTGCCTGAACCTTGATACCGAAGCCGTTAGCTATTTCACGACTGATAGCTTCGATAGCGACCTCAGCCCTGAAGAGAATCAGGCTCAATCCGAAAAGCTGGTCTGCTCGAATTTCCTCCGCTTCGTTCAAGGGCTGATCGATGAGGAAGATTTGGACGAGGAATAA
- a CDS encoding SMI1/KNR4 family protein translates to MRLTLEESERALSVQELNEFQEKFNVELPTAFRQFYLKHNGGDLSESSSENDFLLGGFTPIKYGQAPIETVYRDLTDDVPSLKQMIPFAYDQGGNSFLLSVKEADFGNIYLYLMDEEDLAFVCESFEEFLAELTGQ, encoded by the coding sequence ATGCGGCTGACCCTCGAAGAATCCGAACGCGCCCTCTCTGTGCAAGAGTTGAATGAGTTCCAAGAAAAATTCAATGTGGAATTACCGACAGCCTTTAGGCAATTTTATCTAAAGCACAACGGCGGCGATTTGTCTGAGAGCAGTAGCGAGAATGATTTCTTGCTGGGTGGATTCACGCCGATCAAATACGGACAAGCCCCTATCGAAACGGTCTATCGCGACTTGACGGACGACGTTCCGTCGTTAAAGCAAATGATCCCCTTTGCATACGATCAGGGTGGTAACTCCTTCCTCTTGTCCGTTAAGGAAGCTGACTTCGGAAATATTTACCTGTACTTGATGGATGAAGAGGATCTGGCGTTCGTATGCGAATCATTTGAGGAGTTCCTTGCTGAACTCACGGGCCAATAG
- the ccoG gene encoding cytochrome c oxidase accessory protein CcoG, giving the protein MSNQIPVHDVTPPAKDANKSVDLYASREKIYTRAFTGLFRNLRMVGGAFLFLLYFGTVWLNWGGHQAVWWNLPERKFFIFGATFWPQDFILLSGMLIIAAFGLFFITVYAGRVWCGYTCPQSVWTWIYMWCEKVTEGDRNQRIKLDKAPMSANKFLRKFAKHSLWLLIGFVTGMTFVGYFTPIRELVFEFFTGQADGWSYFWVGFFTLATYGNAGWLREQVCIYMCPYARFQSVMFDKDTLIVSYDPRRGESRGPRKKGIDYKALGLGDCIDCTMCVQVCPTGIDIRDGLQIECIGCAACIDACDNIMDKMDYPRGLISYTTEHNLSGQKTHKLRPRLIGYALVLLAMVSLLVTAFFMRSLVGFDVSKDRVLYRENAEGRIENVYSLKIMNKDQRDHTYVLEAAGLPDLKLQGRREIKVAAGEIYSQPVELSSAPEQLPSSTNEVIFILKDADDESVHVEAKSRFIGPQTR; this is encoded by the coding sequence ATGAGCAACCAGATTCCGGTACATGACGTTACCCCGCCTGCCAAGGACGCCAACAAAAGCGTCGACCTGTATGCCTCTCGGGAAAAAATCTACACCCGTGCCTTCACTGGCCTGTTCCGCAACCTGCGAATGGTCGGTGGGGCGTTCCTGTTCCTGCTGTATTTCGGCACGGTCTGGCTGAATTGGGGCGGTCACCAGGCTGTCTGGTGGAACCTGCCGGAACGCAAATTCTTTATTTTTGGCGCGACTTTCTGGCCCCAGGATTTCATCCTGCTGTCGGGGATGTTGATCATCGCCGCCTTCGGCCTGTTTTTCATCACGGTGTATGCCGGTCGGGTCTGGTGCGGCTACACCTGCCCGCAAAGCGTCTGGACCTGGATCTACATGTGGTGCGAAAAGGTCACCGAAGGCGACCGCAACCAGCGCATCAAGCTCGACAAGGCGCCCATGAGCGCCAACAAGTTCCTGCGCAAATTCGCCAAGCACAGCCTCTGGCTGCTGATCGGCTTCGTTACCGGTATGACCTTCGTCGGTTACTTCACGCCGATCCGCGAGCTGGTCTTCGAGTTCTTCACCGGCCAGGCCGATGGCTGGTCTTATTTCTGGGTCGGCTTCTTCACCCTCGCCACCTACGGCAATGCCGGCTGGCTGCGTGAACAAGTGTGTATCTACATGTGCCCTTACGCCCGATTCCAGAGCGTGATGTTCGACAAGGACACCCTGATCGTTTCCTATGATCCGCGTCGCGGTGAAAGCCGTGGCCCGCGCAAGAAAGGCATCGACTACAAGGCGCTCGGCCTCGGCGATTGCATCGACTGCACCATGTGCGTCCAGGTCTGCCCCACCGGAATCGACATCCGCGACGGTTTGCAGATCGAATGCATCGGCTGCGCGGCCTGCATCGATGCCTGCGACAACATCATGGACAAGATGGATTATCCGCGCGGCCTGATCAGCTACACCACCGAACACAACCTTTCGGGGCAGAAAACCCATAAACTGCGCCCGCGCCTGATCGGTTATGCCCTGGTGCTGCTGGCGATGGTCAGCTTGCTGGTCACGGCGTTCTTCATGCGTTCGCTGGTGGGTTTCGACGTCAGCAAGGACCGCGTGCTGTATCGCGAAAACGCCGAAGGCCGGATCGAGAACGTCTACAGCCTGAAGATCATGAACAAGGACCAGCGCGACCATACGTACGTCCTCGAAGCCGCCGGCCTGCCTGATCTCAAGCTGCAAGGCCGACGGGAAATCAAGGTCGCCGCGGGTGAGATCTACAGCCAGCCGGTCGAGCTGTCCAGCGCACCGGAGCAACTGCCATCGAGCACCAACGAGGTGATCTTCATCCTCAAGGATGCCGATGACGAAAGCGTTCACGTTGAAGCCAAGAGCCGGTTCATCGGCCCACAGACTCGTTGA
- a CDS encoding FixH family protein: MPAATATSPWYKHLWPWIIIGILACSVTLSLTMVTIAVNNPDNLVNDNYYEAGKGINRSLERELLAQTLQLHANVQLDDLTGEVNLRLDGNSRPQTLELSLISPTQPEKDRRIVLTRNDSEPGRYVGQLADKVEGRRFVELLGVENDKTWRLFEEEQINHDQAILLGDEPLQGAEDLK; encoded by the coding sequence ATGCCTGCAGCAACCGCCACCAGCCCTTGGTACAAGCACCTCTGGCCGTGGATCATTATCGGGATCCTTGCCTGCTCGGTAACGCTGAGCCTGACCATGGTGACCATCGCGGTAAACAACCCGGATAACCTGGTCAACGACAACTATTACGAAGCCGGCAAGGGTATCAACCGCTCCCTGGAGCGCGAGCTGCTGGCCCAGACCCTGCAATTGCATGCCAACGTGCAGTTGGACGACCTCACCGGCGAAGTGAACCTGCGCCTGGACGGCAACAGCCGCCCCCAGACCCTGGAACTGAGCCTGATCTCGCCGACCCAGCCGGAGAAGGACCGCAGGATTGTCCTGACCCGCAACGACAGCGAACCTGGGCGCTACGTCGGCCAGTTGGCGGACAAGGTCGAAGGACGCCGGTTCGTCGAGTTGCTGGGCGTGGAGAACGACAAGACCTGGCGCTTGTTCGAGGAAGAGCAGATCAACCACGACCAGGCCATCCTGCTCGGCGACGAGCCGCTGCAAGGCGCTGAAGACCTGAAATAA
- a CDS encoding heavy metal translocating P-type ATPase: MTTPQPCYHCALPVPPGSRFTAVVLGETRELCCPGCQAVAEAIVAGGLESYYQHRSEASANPGTLPVQLTDELALYDRPDVQQSFVRHEGELCETTLLMEGISCAACGWLIEKHLRTLPAVAEARLNLSNHRLHVRWADAQLPLSTLLAELRQIGYAAHPYQADQASEQLAAQNRLALRQLGVAGLLWFQAMMATMATWPEFNIDLSPEMHTILRWVALFLTTPIVFYSCAPFFKGAMRDLRTRHLTMDVSVSLAIGGAYIAGIWTSITGAGELYFDAVGMFALFLLAGRYLERRARERTAAATAQLVNLLPASCLRLDEDGQSERILLSELHTGDRVLVQPGAILPADGRILEGQSSVDESLLTGEYLPQPRQAGDAVTAGTLNVEGALTVQVLALGQDTRLSAIVRLLERAQGEKPRLAEIADRAAQWFLLFSLVAATAIGLFWWYMDASRAFWIVLAMLVATCPCALSLATPTALTAATGTLHKLGLLLTRGHVLEGLNQIDTVIFDKTGTLTEGRLALRAIRPLAALDSDQCLALAAALENRSEHPIARAFGRAPLAAEHVQSFPGLGLEGTVGEQRLRIGHPGFVCETSGAPVPQMPNEPGQWLLLGDDIGPLAWFVLDDRLRTDASALVAACKARGWRTLLLSGDSSPMVASVAAELGIDEARGGLRPDDKLAVLQQLHQQGRKVLMLGDGVNDVPVLAAADISVAMGSATDLAKTSADAVLLSNRLEALVHAFSLARRTRRVIIENLVWAGLYNGLMLPFAALGWITPVWAAVGMSISSLTVVLNALRLTRQPKAQVLDATPDTRPQPA; this comes from the coding sequence ATGACCACGCCACAGCCCTGCTATCACTGCGCCCTGCCCGTTCCTCCCGGCAGTCGCTTCACCGCCGTTGTCCTCGGTGAGACCCGCGAGCTGTGCTGCCCGGGTTGCCAGGCAGTGGCCGAAGCGATTGTCGCCGGCGGCCTGGAAAGCTATTACCAGCATCGCAGTGAAGCGTCGGCCAATCCCGGGACCTTGCCCGTCCAGTTGACCGATGAACTGGCGCTGTATGATCGCCCTGACGTGCAGCAGTCGTTCGTTCGCCATGAAGGCGAGCTGTGCGAAACCACCCTGCTGATGGAAGGCATCAGCTGCGCCGCCTGTGGCTGGCTGATCGAAAAACACTTGCGCACTTTGCCGGCGGTGGCCGAGGCGCGACTGAACCTGTCCAACCATCGCCTGCACGTCCGCTGGGCCGATGCTCAATTGCCGCTGAGCACCCTGCTCGCCGAATTGCGCCAGATCGGCTACGCCGCGCACCCGTACCAGGCCGATCAGGCCAGCGAACAGCTTGCCGCGCAAAACCGCCTGGCCCTGCGCCAGCTGGGCGTGGCCGGCTTGCTGTGGTTCCAGGCGATGATGGCGACCATGGCCACCTGGCCGGAATTCAACATCGACCTGAGCCCGGAGATGCACACCATCCTGCGCTGGGTCGCGCTGTTTTTGACGACGCCTATCGTGTTCTACAGTTGCGCGCCTTTCTTCAAAGGTGCCATGCGTGACCTGCGTACTCGCCACCTGACCATGGACGTTTCAGTGTCGCTGGCCATCGGTGGCGCTTACATCGCGGGGATCTGGACGTCCATTACCGGTGCCGGCGAGTTGTACTTCGATGCCGTCGGCATGTTTGCGCTGTTCCTGCTGGCGGGCCGCTACCTGGAACGTCGGGCCCGGGAGCGCACCGCTGCCGCCACCGCTCAACTGGTCAACCTGCTGCCAGCCTCGTGCCTGCGCCTGGATGAAGACGGCCAGAGCGAGCGCATCCTGCTCAGCGAGTTGCACACTGGCGACCGAGTGCTGGTCCAACCCGGCGCGATCCTGCCCGCCGACGGCAGGATTCTCGAAGGCCAGTCCAGCGTCGACGAATCGCTGCTGACCGGTGAATACCTGCCGCAACCCCGCCAGGCCGGTGATGCAGTCACGGCGGGCACGCTTAACGTCGAGGGCGCGCTGACCGTCCAGGTGCTGGCGTTGGGACAGGACACGCGCTTGTCCGCCATCGTGCGCCTGTTGGAACGCGCTCAGGGCGAGAAACCACGGCTGGCGGAAATCGCCGACCGCGCCGCCCAATGGTTCCTGCTGTTCTCCCTGGTTGCGGCGACGGCCATCGGCTTGTTTTGGTGGTATATGGATGCTTCGCGCGCCTTCTGGATCGTCCTGGCGATGCTGGTTGCGACCTGCCCTTGCGCGCTGTCCCTGGCGACGCCGACCGCCCTGACTGCCGCTACCGGCACCCTGCATAAACTCGGCCTGCTGCTGACCCGGGGTCATGTACTGGAAGGCCTGAACCAGATCGACACGGTGATCTTCGACAAAACCGGCACCCTGACCGAAGGACGCTTGGCGTTGCGTGCCATTCGACCGCTGGCGGCACTCGACAGCGACCAATGCCTGGCCTTGGCCGCCGCCCTGGAAAATCGCTCCGAACACCCGATTGCCCGCGCCTTCGGCCGTGCGCCGCTGGCCGCCGAGCATGTGCAGAGTTTCCCGGGACTGGGGCTTGAAGGCACAGTGGGCGAACAACGACTGCGCATCGGCCATCCCGGCTTTGTCTGCGAAACGAGTGGCGCGCCCGTCCCGCAGATGCCGAACGAACCCGGACAGTGGCTGTTGCTGGGCGACGACATCGGACCGCTGGCCTGGTTTGTCCTCGATGACCGCCTGCGTACGGATGCCTCGGCCCTGGTCGCGGCCTGCAAAGCGCGGGGCTGGCGCACCCTCCTGCTGTCGGGTGACAGCTCGCCGATGGTTGCCAGCGTTGCCGCCGAACTGGGCATCGATGAAGCTCGCGGCGGCTTGCGCCCTGACGACAAGCTGGCCGTGCTCCAACAGTTGCATCAGCAAGGTCGCAAAGTGCTGATGCTCGGCGACGGCGTCAACGACGTCCCGGTGCTGGCGGCGGCGGATATCAGCGTCGCCATGGGCTCGGCCACCGACCTGGCCAAGACCAGCGCCGACGCCGTCCTGCTGTCCAACCGCCTCGAGGCCCTGGTCCACGCCTTCAGCCTCGCCCGGCGCACCCGTCGGGTGATCATCGAGAACCTGGTCTGGGCGGGGCTGTACAATGGCCTCATGTTGCCGTTCGCCGCCCTCGGCTGGATCACGCCGGTGTGGGCCGCGGTCGGCATGTCCATCAGTTCGTTGACCGTGGTGCTGAATGCGCTGAGGCTGACCCGCCAACCCAAGGCGCAGGTTCTTGACGCCACGCCCGATACCCGTCCGCAGCCGGCCTGA
- the ccoS gene encoding cbb3-type cytochrome oxidase assembly protein CcoS, which yields MPALYVMIPAALLIVAIAVYIFFWAVDSGQYDDLDGPAHSILFDDQDPNHKAAVDEASGEPQKTDDKAPPHA from the coding sequence ATGCCAGCTCTTTACGTGATGATCCCCGCCGCGCTCCTGATCGTCGCCATCGCCGTCTATATATTCTTCTGGGCCGTCGACAGCGGCCAATACGACGACCTTGACGGCCCGGCCCATAGCATTCTGTTCGACGACCAGGACCCGAACCACAAGGCGGCGGTGGACGAAGCCAGCGGCGAGCCCCAAAAAACCGACGACAAGGCACCGCCCCATGCTTGA
- a CDS encoding sulfite exporter TauE/SafE family protein, with the protein MLDLAPLLVSAVILGLLGGGHCLGMCGGLMGALTLAIPKEQRSRRFRLLLAYNVGRILSYATAGLLIGLAGWAVANSPAAMIMRVLAGLLLIAMGLYLAGWWSGLTRIESIGRGLWRHIQPVANRLLPVSSLPRALLLGALWGWLPCGLVYSTLLWSASQGNALDSALLMLAFGLGTWPVLLATGLAAERVTALLRKRSVRMAGGLLVIVFGIWTLPGPHQHWLMGH; encoded by the coding sequence ATGCTTGATCTGGCGCCGCTACTGGTCTCGGCCGTCATCCTCGGCCTGCTGGGCGGCGGCCATTGCCTGGGCATGTGCGGGGGCCTGATGGGCGCCCTTACCCTGGCGATTCCCAAGGAACAGCGCAGCCGGCGCTTTCGGCTGTTGTTGGCCTACAACGTGGGACGGATCCTGAGTTACGCCACGGCCGGCTTGCTGATCGGCCTGGCCGGCTGGGCCGTTGCCAACAGCCCGGCGGCGATGATCATGCGGGTGCTGGCCGGTCTGCTGCTGATTGCGATGGGCCTGTATCTCGCCGGATGGTGGAGCGGCTTGACCCGCATCGAAAGCATCGGCCGTGGCTTGTGGCGACACATCCAGCCCGTCGCCAACCGCCTGCTGCCGGTATCGAGCCTGCCACGGGCGCTGCTGCTCGGCGCACTGTGGGGCTGGTTGCCCTGCGGGTTGGTCTACAGCACCCTGCTGTGGTCCGCCAGCCAGGGTAATGCCCTGGACAGCGCGCTGTTGATGCTCGCCTTCGGCCTCGGCACCTGGCCCGTGCTGCTCGCCACCGGCCTGGCGGCGGAGCGTGTCACCGCCCTGTTGCGTAAACGCAGCGTGCGGATGGCCGGCGGATTGCTGGTGATTGTCTTCGGCATCTGGACGCTGCCGGGGCCGCACCAGCATTGGCTCATGGGGCACTGA
- the hemN gene encoding oxygen-independent coproporphyrinogen III oxidase has product MLDAIRWDSDLIRRYDLAGPRYTSYPTAAQFAGQVGSFDLLHALRDSRKALKPLSLYVHVPFCANICYYCACNKVITKDRGRAHAYLQRLEQEIQLIGCHLDPAQRVEQLHLGGGTPTFLSHDELRQLMAKLRQHLSLMDDDSGDYGIEIDPREADWSTMGLLRELGFNRVSIGLQDLDPAVQRAVNRLQSLEETRAVIEAARTLQFRSINIDLIYGLPKQTPENFARTVEEVINLQPDRLSVFNYAHLPERFMPQRRINSQDLPNPVQKLAMLQGTIEQLTAAGYRYIGMDHFALPDDELAIAQEEATLQRNFQGYTTHGHCDLIGLGVSAISQVGDLYCQNSSDLAQYQNALADGQLATSRGLVCNADDRLRRAVIQQLMCHFSLAFAEIEQDFNVDFRGYFASLWPQLQTMAADGLLELTQTHIKVLPAGRLLVRSVCMVFDAYLEQQNRQRFSRVI; this is encoded by the coding sequence ATGCTCGACGCCATTCGTTGGGACTCAGACCTGATCCGCCGCTACGACCTGGCGGGACCACGCTACACCTCTTACCCGACTGCGGCGCAGTTCGCCGGCCAGGTGGGCTCCTTCGACTTGCTCCACGCGCTTCGTGACAGTCGCAAGGCGCTCAAGCCGCTGTCGTTGTATGTGCACGTGCCGTTCTGCGCCAATATCTGCTACTACTGCGCCTGCAACAAAGTCATCACCAAGGATCGCGGTCGCGCCCATGCCTACCTGCAACGCCTGGAGCAGGAAATCCAGCTGATCGGCTGCCATCTCGACCCTGCCCAGCGCGTTGAACAACTGCACTTGGGCGGAGGCACGCCGACGTTCCTCAGTCACGACGAGTTGCGCCAATTGATGGCCAAGCTGCGCCAGCACCTGAGCCTGATGGACGACGATTCCGGCGACTACGGCATCGAGATCGATCCCCGGGAAGCCGACTGGTCGACGATGGGCCTGCTGCGGGAACTGGGCTTCAACCGCGTCAGCATCGGCCTGCAAGACCTCGACCCGGCCGTCCAGCGAGCCGTCAACCGCCTGCAAAGCCTGGAAGAAACCCGCGCCGTGATCGAAGCCGCGCGCACGTTGCAGTTTCGCTCGATCAACATCGACCTGATCTACGGCTTGCCCAAGCAAACGCCAGAGAACTTCGCCCGCACCGTCGAGGAAGTCATCAACCTGCAACCCGACCGCCTTTCGGTCTTCAATTACGCTCACCTGCCGGAACGCTTCATGCCGCAACGGCGGATCAATAGCCAGGACCTGCCGAACCCGGTCCAGAAACTGGCGATGCTGCAAGGCACCATCGAGCAACTGACCGCCGCCGGTTATCGCTACATCGGCATGGACCACTTCGCCCTGCCTGACGACGAACTGGCGATTGCCCAAGAGGAAGCGACCCTGCAACGCAACTTCCAAGGCTATACCACCCACGGGCATTGCGACCTGATCGGCCTCGGCGTGTCGGCCATCAGCCAGGTGGGTGATTTGTACTGCCAGAACAGCAGCGACCTGGCCCAATACCAGAACGCCCTTGCCGACGGGCAGTTGGCAACCAGCCGTGGACTGGTGTGCAATGCCGACGACCGGTTGCGACGCGCAGTGATCCAGCAACTGATGTGCCATTTCTCGCTGGCGTTCGCCGAGATAGAGCAAGACTTCAATGTCGATTTTCGGGGTTATTTCGCGTCTTTATGGCCGCAATTACAGACAATGGCAGCCGACGGGCTGCTGGAATTGACCCAAACGCATATCAAGGTACTGCCCGCCGGGCGCCTGTTGGTGCGTTCTGTCTGCATGGTGTTTGACGCGTATTTGGAGCAGCAAAACCGGCAACGATTTTCCCGAGTCATCTGA
- the fnr gene encoding fumarate/nitrate reduction transcriptional regulator Fnr: MSEPVKSRAHNQAHCKDCSLAPLCLPLSLNLEDMDALDDIVKRGRPLKKGEFLFRQGDAFDSVYAVRSGALKTFNLSDGGEEQLTGFHLPSELVGLSGMDTETHPVSAQALETTSVCEIPFDRLDELALQLPQLRRQLMRVMSREIRDDQQMMLLLSKKTADERIATFLVNLSARFRARGFSANQFRLSMSRNEIGNYLGLAVETVSRVFTRFQQSELIAAEGKEIHILDPIQLCALAGGSVEG; the protein is encoded by the coding sequence ATGTCCGAGCCAGTCAAATCCCGCGCTCACAACCAGGCCCATTGCAAGGACTGCAGCCTGGCCCCGCTGTGCCTGCCACTTTCGTTGAATCTGGAGGACATGGACGCGCTGGACGACATCGTTAAACGGGGACGGCCCCTGAAAAAAGGTGAATTCCTGTTTCGCCAGGGTGACGCCTTTGACTCGGTCTACGCCGTGCGCTCGGGCGCCTTGAAGACCTTCAACCTGAGCGACGGTGGCGAAGAGCAGCTCACCGGCTTCCATCTGCCCAGCGAACTCGTGGGCCTGTCGGGCATGGACACCGAGACCCATCCGGTTTCGGCCCAGGCGCTGGAAACCACCTCGGTGTGTGAAATTCCTTTTGATCGTCTCGACGAACTGGCCTTGCAACTGCCGCAACTGCGCCGGCAATTGATGCGGGTGATGAGCCGGGAGATCCGTGACGACCAGCAGATGATGCTGTTGCTCTCGAAGAAGACCGCCGATGAGCGCATCGCCACGTTCCTGGTCAACCTCTCGGCGCGTTTTCGTGCCCGTGGGTTTTCGGCCAACCAGTTCCGCTTGAGCATGTCGCGCAACGAAATCGGTAACTACCTGGGCCTGGCCGTGGAAACCGTGTCCCGGGTCTTCACCCGCTTCCAACAGAGCGAATTGATCGCAGCCGAAGGCAAGGAGATCCATATCCTCGATCCCATCCAGCTTTGCGCCCTGGCCGGCGGTTCGGTCGAAGGCTGA
- a CDS encoding adenine phosphoribosyltransferase, whose amino-acid sequence MVFDSFDIKSLIRPVIDFPKPGVIFRDITPLFQSPTALRLVMDSFAHRYVEAEFTHIGAMDARGFLIGSILAYQLNKPLVLFRKQGKLPADVLAEGYQTEYGEAFLEVHADSLCEGDSVVMFDDLIATGGTLIAAANLIRRMGAKVHEAAAIIDLPELLGSQRLEDIGIPTFCLTQFSLSEK is encoded by the coding sequence ATGGTCTTTGATTCCTTCGACATCAAATCCCTGATCCGCCCCGTGATCGATTTCCCCAAGCCAGGCGTGATCTTTCGCGACATCACCCCGTTGTTCCAGTCACCCACCGCCCTGCGGCTGGTCATGGACAGTTTCGCCCACCGTTATGTCGAGGCCGAGTTCACGCACATCGGTGCGATGGATGCGCGGGGCTTCCTGATCGGCTCGATCCTGGCCTATCAGTTGAACAAGCCGCTGGTGTTGTTCCGCAAGCAAGGCAAGCTGCCGGCCGACGTACTGGCCGAGGGTTACCAGACCGAGTACGGCGAGGCTTTCCTGGAAGTGCACGCCGACAGCCTGTGCGAGGGTGATTCGGTGGTGATGTTCGATGACCTGATCGCCACTGGCGGGACGCTGATTGCCGCTGCCAACCTGATCCGCCGCATGGGCGCGAAGGTCCATGAAGCCGCCGCGATCATCGATCTGCCGGAGCTGCTCGGCTCCCAGCGCCTGGAAGACATCGGCATCCCGACGTTCTGCCTGACGCAGTTCTCGCTCAGCGAAAAATAA
- the recR gene encoding recombination mediator RecR, with amino-acid sequence MSFSPLIRQLIDALRTLPGVGQKTAQRMALQLLERDRSGGSRLALALSQAMEGVGHCRQCRTLTEDDLCPQCADPRRDDSLLCVVEGPMDVYAVEQTGFRGRYFVLKGHLSPLDGLGPEAIGIPQLIARIEEAGTFKEVILATNPTVEGEATAHYIAQLLSNKGLVASRIAHGVPLGGELELVDGGTLAHSFAGRKPIAL; translated from the coding sequence ATGAGTTTCAGCCCTTTGATTCGCCAACTGATCGATGCCCTGCGAACTTTGCCGGGCGTGGGTCAGAAAACTGCCCAGCGCATGGCGTTGCAACTGCTGGAGCGTGACCGCAGCGGCGGGTCGCGCCTGGCCCTGGCCTTGAGCCAGGCCATGGAAGGTGTCGGGCACTGCCGCCAATGTCGTACCTTGACTGAAGACGACCTTTGCCCGCAATGTGCCGATCCGCGCCGGGACGACAGCCTGCTCTGCGTGGTCGAGGGGCCGATGGATGTGTATGCGGTGGAGCAGACCGGCTTCCGCGGGCGATATTTCGTGCTCAAGGGCCATTTGTCCCCGCTCGACGGCTTGGGGCCTGAAGCCATCGGCATCCCGCAACTGATCGCGCGGATCGAAGAGGCGGGTACGTTCAAGGAAGTCATCCTCGCCACCAACCCGACGGTCGAAGGCGAAGCCACCGCCCATTACATCGCCCAATTGCTGAGCAACAAAGGCCTGGTCGCCTCCCGCATCGCCCACGGCGTGCCCCTGGGAGGGGAGCTGGAATTGGTTGATGGCGGGACACTGGCGCATTCGTTTGCGGGGCGCAAGCCGATCGCTCTATAA
- a CDS encoding NADP-dependent oxidoreductase, with protein sequence MSSISSQRIVLASRPQGAPTSENFRLEHVTLPDLAEGQILLKTQFLSLDPYMRGRMSDAPSYAAPVQIDEVMTGGAVSRVERSMHPKFHEGDLVVGATGWQSHCISDGRNVIPIPSGLPSPSMALGVLGMPGMTAYMGLMDIGQPKAGETLVVAAASGAVGSVVGQVAKIKGLRVVGVAGGSEKCKYVVDELGFDACVDHKGANFAEELAQACAQGIDIYYENVGGKVFDAVVPLLNAKARIPLCGLIASYNDHQPPSGPDRLPQLQRTLLTKRVRIQGFIVFDDYGDRQPEFISAMAPWVRDGKVKFREDVVDGLENAPQAFIGMLEGRNFGKLVVRVGRD encoded by the coding sequence ATGTCATCGATTTCCAGCCAACGCATCGTCCTGGCCTCACGCCCCCAGGGTGCGCCAACCTCCGAAAACTTTCGTCTTGAACACGTGACGCTGCCGGACCTGGCCGAAGGGCAAATCCTGCTCAAGACGCAGTTCCTGTCCTTGGACCCCTACATGCGCGGACGTATGAGTGACGCGCCTTCCTACGCTGCGCCGGTGCAAATCGACGAGGTGATGACCGGTGGCGCTGTCAGCCGGGTGGAGCGCTCGATGCATCCGAAATTCCATGAGGGTGATCTGGTGGTGGGCGCCACGGGTTGGCAAAGCCACTGCATCAGCGATGGCCGTAACGTGATTCCCATCCCTTCCGGCTTGCCCAGTCCCTCGATGGCCCTTGGTGTGCTGGGGATGCCAGGCATGACGGCCTACATGGGGCTGATGGACATTGGCCAGCCCAAGGCCGGCGAAACCCTGGTCGTGGCCGCGGCATCGGGCGCCGTGGGCTCGGTGGTGGGGCAAGTGGCAAAGATCAAGGGTCTGCGGGTGGTGGGTGTGGCGGGAGGCAGCGAGAAGTGCAAATACGTGGTCGATGAGCTGGGTTTCGATGCTTGCGTCGACCATAAAGGCGCGAATTTCGCCGAAGAACTGGCCCAGGCTTGCGCCCAAGGCATTGACATCTATTACGAAAACGTCGGCGGCAAGGTCTTCGATGCGGTGGTGCCGCTGCTGAATGCCAAGGCGCGCATTCCGCTTTGCGGCTTGATCGCGTCCTACAACGATCATCAGCCGCCAAGCGGTCCGGATCGCCTGCCGCAGTTACAGCGCACGCTGCTGACCAAGCGCGTGCGGATCCAGGGTTTCATCGTGTTCGACGACTACGGTGATCGCCAGCCGGAGTTCATCAGTGCCATGGCGCCCTGGGTGCGCGATGGCAAGGTCAAGTTCCGCGAAGACGTGGTCGACGGTCTCGAAAATGCGCCCCAGGCCTTTATCGGCATGTTGGAGGGGCGAAACTTCGGCAAGTTGGTGGTGCGAGTGGGGCGCGATTGA